The genomic interval AGATGAGGCTTTCGATAGACTTCGACAAGTGCCGTTTCCACAGAGCGAAAAGGTACCTGAATAATTGTCGCCACAGAACAAGGCCGAAGGACCGCCATGAGCTAAGACTTTAGGCGATGTCGAAGGGGGGTCAATATGTCTAACAGAGATTTTGAGTATATGATGCCCACCAGTCAGGCGCAAATGCTTGATGTCATCGGCCAATTCGGCAGGCGCGCCAGAGTCCTGGCCGGCGGTACCGACCTGGTGCCGTCGATGCACAAGGGCAAGTTGGACGCCAATGTTGTGGCCCTCGTGAGCCTTAGGCAGTCGTCCCTGAACTACATTCGCAAGGATACCGAGGGGCTGGTCATCGGCTCGGCCACCACCCACACCGACGTGGCCACGTCCGCTTTGGTCAGGGCCGAAGCGGCCGCCCTGGCCACCGGTTCAGGCGCCGTGGGTTCGCTGCAGATTCGCAACGTCGCCACGATCGGCGGCAACCTCTGCACCGCCGGGCCCAGCGCCGATACCTCGGCCCCTTTGACGGCCCTTGATGCCCGCTTGATCGCGGCATCGAAGCGCGGGACAAGGGTCATTCCGATCACCCAGTGGTACCTCGGCCCGTCCCGCAACTGCCTCGAACCGGACGAGGCCCTGATCGAGATCGTCGTCCCGACGCTTCCGCCCTTCACCGGCACCCATTACCGCAAGTTCAGCCCGCGGAGCTACATGGACTTGGCTTGGGTCGGGGTGGCCGTCGTGGTCACTCTGGACAAGTCCCTGAAGCTCTGCGAGGACGTGCGGATCGGCCTGTCGGCGGTCTCCCCCAGCCCAATGCGGGCGGTCAAGGCCGAAGCCGTCGTCCGCGGCCGGGAGATCACCGACGGACTGCTCGACAAGATGGCCGAGACGGCGTCCGAAGAGTGCAACCCCAATCCGCGTTCACGGCGGGTTCCGGCCTGGTATCGACGGGACATGGTCCGCGTCCTGACCAAGCGGGGATTCAACGAGGCCCGGCGATTGGCCGCGGCCGGAAGGTGAGGGGGGGACAGGCCATGCCACAGATCACACTCAACGTTAACGGGATCAAGCGTACAGTAGCCGTCGAGACGACGGCCACTCTGCTCGACGTCCTCCGCGACGACCTGGGCCTCCACGGCACCAAGAAGCGCTGCGAAGCCGGGGACTGCGGGGCCTGCACGGTCATCCTCGACGGACGGGCCGTCGCCTCCTGCCTGGTCCTGGCGGTCGAGGCCAACGGTCGGTCGGTGACGACCATCGAAGGGGTCCGGGGCAATGCCGGCCTCGACCCGCTACAGCAGGCCTTCATCGACAAGGGAGCGATCCAGTGCGGCTTCTGCACGCCCGGCATGATCATGAGCGCCAGAGCCCTCCTGAACCGTAACCCCCATCCCACTGAAGCCGAAGTCCGCGAGGCCATCGCCGGCAACCTCTGCCGGTGCACCGGCTACGCCAAGATAGTCGAAGCGATTCTGGAGGTGAGCCGGCGTGGCTGACGAGAGCATCCTCGGCACCCGTCTACCCAGGGTTGACGGTCCGGCCAAAGCCAGCGGGGAATTCGTCTTTCCGACCGATGTCACCGTCCCGGGGATGTTGGTCGGCAAGATCCTGCGCAGCCCGCATCCCCATGCCCTGATCAAGGGCATCGACACGACCGCGGCCCGGGCGATCGAAGGAGTCTTCGCCGTCGTCACGGCCAAGGACTTCACGATGCGCGTTTACGGCCAGGACATCGCGGATGAGACCGTCCTGGCCACGGACAAGGTCCGCTTCATCGGCGACGAGGTCGCCGGCGTGGCCGCCATCGACGGGGCCGCCGCCGAGAAGGCCCTGGCCGCCATCCGGGTCGATTACGAGGTCCTCTCGGCCCTCCTCGCCCCGAAGGAAGCCCTGGAGGCCGCAAGGGCGGCCAAACCGGTCGTCGTCCACCAGGCCAAGCCCAACAACATCGCCATGGAGTACCACATCAACCGCGGCGATATCGAGGCCGGCCTGAAGGAATCGGTCCACGTCTCCGACGCGACCTACGAGACCCCCCGCATCCACCAGGCCTACATGGAAAGCAACTGCTGCGTCGCCCACTGGCAACCCGACCGCAAGCTGACCCTTTGGCCGAGCACCCAGTGGCCCTCACGCTCGCGCGAGGACATCGCCGAGGTCCTCGGGCTCGAGGTCAGCCAGGTCCGGGTGATCCAGAACGGGATCGGCGGCGGTTTCGGCGGCAAGTTCTGCCCCAAGAACGCCCTTTTGGCCTCGGTCCTGACGATGGCCTGCGGCCGTCCGGTCAGGCTTGAGAACACCCTGGCCGAAGACTTTGAAGCGGCCCGGCCCTTCGTGGCCACCCAGATCCGGATCAAGACCGGGGTCCGCGCGGACGGGACGATCGCCGCCCGGCAACTCGAGACGGTCGTCGACAACGGACCATACAGCGCCAGCGGCGCCGGCTGCCTCAGCGTCGCCTCGAGCCGCGGCAACAACCTCTACCGGATGCAGAACGTCAAGTCCGACGGGGTCCTGGTCTACACCAACCTGGTCCCCACCGGGGCCTATCGGGGGTACGGCAACCAGGCCCTAGCCTTCGCCGCCGAGTCGGAGATGGACCGGATCGCCAGGGCGATGAATTGGGATCCGGCCGACTTCCGGAAGAACCTCGCCACCCGGACCGGCGACGTCACCGTCGATGGCTGGCGGATCGGCAGCGCGGCCCTGGTCGAGTGCATCGACTGGGCCGTCAAGGCTTCGGACTACCACAACCGCCGCCCGGCCGAGGGCCCCGTCCGCTACGGCAAGGGGATGGCCTGCGGCACCCACGTCTCCGGGAACATCGTCTCTTACAAGCACTGGGACGGCTCCGGGGCGATCATCAAGCTCGACCGCGACGGCAAGGCCCACCTCTTCACCTCGGAACCGGACATCGGGCAGGGTTCGTACACCGCCCTCGTTCAGATTGCGGCCGAGGCCATCGGGGTCAACTGCGCCGACGTGGCCGTCCACGAGAACGACACCGACATCACTCCTTTCGGCGTCGGGGCGACCGGCAGCCACATCACCACCGTCGGCGGCAACGCCGTCAAGAACGCGGGCCAGAACGCCCGCCGCGAGCTCCTCGCCTGGGCCGGTCGGATGGTCAACCTGACCCCCGACAACCTGGATCTCCGGGCCGGTCAGTTCTACCTCAAAGCGCAGCCAGATAAGCCCGTCCTGACCGTGGCCGAAGTGGCCTCGGATTACTACGTCAAGAACTACATCCCGCTCTATGTCACCGGCACCTACCGGACCCCCGGTTACACCGACAAGGCGACCAAGTACGGCAGCCCCTCGCCGGCCTACTCCTTCGCCGGCCACGTGGCTGAAGTGGCGGTCGACATGGAGACCGGGCGGGTCAGGGTCCTCAACTACTGGGCCGCGCACGACGTCGGCAAGGCCATCAACAAGATGGCCCTGGAGGGTCAGATCGAGGGCGGGGTGGCCCAGGGCATCGGCTTCGCTCTGACCGAGGAGATGCACATCGAGGGCGGCAAGGTCCAAAACGGTGACTTCCTCGACTACAAGTGCCCGGTGGCCGGCGACATGCCGAACATCTATTCGCATTTCGTTGAGCCCATCGACCCGCTGGGGCCGTTCGGTGCCAAGGGGATCGGGGAACTCGCCTTCGTGCCGGTGGCGGCCGCCATCGCCAATGCCGTGGCCGACGCCACCGGCGTGCGCTTCACGAGGCTACCGATCACTCCCTTCCGTGTGGTCGAAGGGATCAAGAACCAGAGACTCTGAACCGACCGCGGCCCACCCGGCCGACAAGGTTGTAGCCGAAAGGGGCGGACCTACCATTGCCTGAAGAAGCCAGCCGGCCCGGCGAACCAGTGACCGCGAAGATCCTCGCCATTGCCTGGAGCCCGAGGGCCAAGGGAAGCACCGAAGTCGTGCTGGACGAGGCCATCGCCGGGGCGCTCGAAGTCCCCGGGGTGACCGTCGACCGGCTCAGCATGGCCAAGAAGAAGGTCGGCTCATGCGTCGAGTGCTATCGCTGCCGTGAGCTCGGCACCTGCTATCAGCAGGACGATTTCCAGGACATCGTCGAACGCTGGTTGTCCGCCGACGGCCTGATCTACGCCTTCCCGGTGATGCACTTCGGGATCCCCGGATCGGCCAAGATCGTCCTCGACAAGTTGGCCCACATCATGTTCGCCAAGTTCAACCGGAAGCTGCCTCGCTTCAACAAGCCGGCGGCCGTCCTGGCCCAGGGTTCCAGCCGCTACGGCGGTCAGGAAGTGACCATTCAGAACGTCCACGGCGGCCTTCTGATGATGAACTGCATGCCCATCTCCGGCGACACCCCGGGCAGCTACATCGGCGGCCCTGGCTTCGCTCCGACCTGGGACAAGGGCAGCATCAAGCAGGATGAGCTGAGCCTGACGACGGCCCACAACCTTGGCCACCGACTGGCCGAAGCGACACTGGTGGTCAAGAGCGGCCTTTTGGCCATGGAGTCCAAACTGCCCGAAGGTTACTACTTCACCTGGCGCCAGACCGGCCTGTAAAGCTCCATTGACCGGGCCCGACGACAGGCCGGGAGGGATGCCCGTGACGCGCGTATGCGTGATGGGGGCCGGTAGCGATGCCATGGCGACCGCCGCCCACTTGGCCAACGAAGGACGGCGGGTGACCCTGCTGGCCCGACCCGGTGACCTCTCCCCGGACCTGATCCGGTCAAAGACGCTGACGGTGACCGGGGAGATCACGGCGAGGGTGGCTTTGGAAGACGTCACCGTGAACCCGGCGGAGGCCCTGCCCGGGAGAGAGATCCTCATCCTGGCGGCTCCGGCGGCGACTCACGAGGCCTATGCCAGACTGATGGAGCCGCTGGTCGAGGACGGTCAACTGATTCTCGTCAACACCGGCTCGACCGGGGCCGCCCTGCACCTCTTCAAACTGCTGGAAATCACCAGTTGCTCGGTTCCGATAAGCATCGGGGAGACCGGATCCCGCTGCTATGTGGCCAGGCAGGACGGCCCGGCTGAAGTTCACCTGCAGCTCATGCCCCAGGCCGCCACTTTCGCCGCCATGCCGGCGGCCGAGACGCCAAGAGCCCTCGAACTGGCCCGCCGGGTCTATCCCGGCTCGGTCCGGGCCGAGAGCGCCCTGGAGACCTCGCTCTCCAACCTCAGGGCCATCGCCAGCCCGCCCGGGCTGCTCCTCAACGCCGGGTGGATCGAGCGGACGGGGGGGCCAGATTCCCTCTTCCCGGAGGGGACAACCCCGGCCGTCACCGATGTCATCCTGGCCGCCGACGAGGAACGGATGCAACTCCTTAGGACCCTTGGCCTGGGTGCGGTGGGGTTCCTCGATCAGGTCATGACCACGAGCCAGGGCGGCGGCAGCGATGGCCAGGAGCGATCTTCCTTCTACGAAGCCTTCAGAGAGTCCGAACCCCTCTGGTCGATCGCCGATCGCCGGGGTTCGGGAGACGACAGCCTGACCGAGGACATCGGCTACGGCCTTGTCCCGATGTCCGAAGTCGGACGCCTCCTGGGCGTCCACACCCCGGTCATCGATTCCCTGATCACCCTCGGCAGCATCGTCGCCGGCAAGCACTACCGCACGGCCGGCTTGACCGCCGAAAAGATGGGCTTGCCTCGTAACGTGTGGCAACTCGGCCCCTACGTGAAATCCGGTCGCCGCCGGTCTCCAGTCTGAACCGGCGGTGGCCATGCCCCGAGCATTCAAGGCTTTGGCCCGGCCGTCCGGGCGAAGGGGGTGAGACCGCGGGGCGAGTGTCTTGACGCGCTGGCGTGGTCCGTTCCTGAAAGCTTGAGTTCGCGTCCCGGCCCCAGTGCTTCCAAATATCTCAGGGGGTGAACCGATGTTCGGATCCAAGCTCGTTCGCCGCTCCAAGATGCTCCTCGTGGTCATGGCCATCGCCCTGATCGTGACCTCGCTCGCCGGATGCTCGGGGAAGAAGCAGCCGACCGACGAAGCCATCAAGATCGGGATGATCGCTCCGATGACCGGTCCCCAGCAGTTTGAAGGGCAGACCGAAGTCAACGCCGTCAAGATGGCCGTTGACGAGGTCAACAAGGCCGGCGGGATCCTCGGGGGCCGGATGATCACCCTCATCTCCGAAGACGACATGGCCAAGCCGGCCGACGGCGTCAGCGCGATCGAGAAGCTGATCACCAAGGACAAGGTCGTCGCCATCCAGGGCGCCCAGTGGAGCTCGGTGTCCAAGGCGATCATGCCCGTCCTCGAGAAGTACGGCGTCCCGGCGGTCACCGCCATCTCCACCGCCCCTGACATCACCGAAGGCACCCTTCCCGGCAAGGACTGGATTTTCCGGGTCATCCCCCACGACGGGTTGGTGGCCGGTTCCTTCGCCAACTTCCTGAAGAATACGCTCAAGGCCAGCAAGGTCGACGTCCTGGCGGTCAACGACGATTGGGGACGTCAGAGCACCGCGGCGATCAAGACCGAGTTCGAGAAGCTCGGCGGGACCCTCCCGGTCATCGAGTATTACACTGGCGGCGAGACCAACTTCCTCCCCCAGTTGACCAAGATCAAGAATGACAAGCCCGATGCCCTCTTCCTGGTGGCCCAGAGCCAGGACGGTTCGATGATCGTCAAGCAGCTCAAGGAACTCGGCTGGAAGGTCCCCGTGGCCGGCCTCGGCGCCTTCGCTTCGGACACCTTCAT from Bacillota bacterium carries:
- a CDS encoding xanthine dehydrogenase family protein subunit M, translated to MSNRDFEYMMPTSQAQMLDVIGQFGRRARVLAGGTDLVPSMHKGKLDANVVALVSLRQSSLNYIRKDTEGLVIGSATTHTDVATSALVRAEAAALATGSGAVGSLQIRNVATIGGNLCTAGPSADTSAPLTALDARLIAASKRGTRVIPITQWYLGPSRNCLEPDEALIEIVVPTLPPFTGTHYRKFSPRSYMDLAWVGVAVVVTLDKSLKLCEDVRIGLSAVSPSPMRAVKAEAVVRGREITDGLLDKMAETASEECNPNPRSRRVPAWYRRDMVRVLTKRGFNEARRLAAAGR
- a CDS encoding (2Fe-2S)-binding protein translates to MPQITLNVNGIKRTVAVETTATLLDVLRDDLGLHGTKKRCEAGDCGACTVILDGRAVASCLVLAVEANGRSVTTIEGVRGNAGLDPLQQAFIDKGAIQCGFCTPGMIMSARALLNRNPHPTEAEVREAIAGNLCRCTGYAKIVEAILEVSRRG
- a CDS encoding flavodoxin family protein, with the protein product MPEEASRPGEPVTAKILAIAWSPRAKGSTEVVLDEAIAGALEVPGVTVDRLSMAKKKVGSCVECYRCRELGTCYQQDDFQDIVERWLSADGLIYAFPVMHFGIPGSAKIVLDKLAHIMFAKFNRKLPRFNKPAAVLAQGSSRYGGQEVTIQNVHGGLLMMNCMPISGDTPGSYIGGPGFAPTWDKGSIKQDELSLTTAHNLGHRLAEATLVVKSGLLAMESKLPEGYYFTWRQTGL
- a CDS encoding NAD/NADP octopine/nopaline dehydrogenase family protein — protein: MTRVCVMGAGSDAMATAAHLANEGRRVTLLARPGDLSPDLIRSKTLTVTGEITARVALEDVTVNPAEALPGREILILAAPAATHEAYARLMEPLVEDGQLILVNTGSTGAALHLFKLLEITSCSVPISIGETGSRCYVARQDGPAEVHLQLMPQAATFAAMPAAETPRALELARRVYPGSVRAESALETSLSNLRAIASPPGLLLNAGWIERTGGPDSLFPEGTTPAVTDVILAADEERMQLLRTLGLGAVGFLDQVMTTSQGGGSDGQERSSFYEAFRESEPLWSIADRRGSGDDSLTEDIGYGLVPMSEVGRLLGVHTPVIDSLITLGSIVAGKHYRTAGLTAEKMGLPRNVWQLGPYVKSGRRRSPV
- a CDS encoding ABC transporter substrate-binding protein — protein: MFGSKLVRRSKMLLVVMAIALIVTSLAGCSGKKQPTDEAIKIGMIAPMTGPQQFEGQTEVNAVKMAVDEVNKAGGILGGRMITLISEDDMAKPADGVSAIEKLITKDKVVAIQGAQWSSVSKAIMPVLEKYGVPAVTAISTAPDITEGTLPGKDWIFRVIPHDGLVAGSFANFLKNTLKASKVDVLAVNDDWGRQSTAAIKTEFEKLGGTLPVIEYYTGGETNFLPQLTKIKNDKPDALFLVAQSQDGSMIVKQLKELGWKVPVAGLGAFASDTFISLAKDAAEGVYSLAQYADGVDTAGNKAFVDAWKARYPKSLLPDKYAWGPYTATKVIIKAIEKAGSTDPKKIQEALKTVTYDGITGQIAFDQKHQAHPDVYITQVKNGKAVVVNAVPTK
- a CDS encoding xanthine dehydrogenase family protein molybdopterin-binding subunit, yielding MADESILGTRLPRVDGPAKASGEFVFPTDVTVPGMLVGKILRSPHPHALIKGIDTTAARAIEGVFAVVTAKDFTMRVYGQDIADETVLATDKVRFIGDEVAGVAAIDGAAAEKALAAIRVDYEVLSALLAPKEALEAARAAKPVVVHQAKPNNIAMEYHINRGDIEAGLKESVHVSDATYETPRIHQAYMESNCCVAHWQPDRKLTLWPSTQWPSRSREDIAEVLGLEVSQVRVIQNGIGGGFGGKFCPKNALLASVLTMACGRPVRLENTLAEDFEAARPFVATQIRIKTGVRADGTIAARQLETVVDNGPYSASGAGCLSVASSRGNNLYRMQNVKSDGVLVYTNLVPTGAYRGYGNQALAFAAESEMDRIARAMNWDPADFRKNLATRTGDVTVDGWRIGSAALVECIDWAVKASDYHNRRPAEGPVRYGKGMACGTHVSGNIVSYKHWDGSGAIIKLDRDGKAHLFTSEPDIGQGSYTALVQIAAEAIGVNCADVAVHENDTDITPFGVGATGSHITTVGGNAVKNAGQNARRELLAWAGRMVNLTPDNLDLRAGQFYLKAQPDKPVLTVAEVASDYYVKNYIPLYVTGTYRTPGYTDKATKYGSPSPAYSFAGHVAEVAVDMETGRVRVLNYWAAHDVGKAINKMALEGQIEGGVAQGIGFALTEEMHIEGGKVQNGDFLDYKCPVAGDMPNIYSHFVEPIDPLGPFGAKGIGELAFVPVAAAIANAVADATGVRFTRLPITPFRVVEGIKNQRL